The following proteins are co-located in the Triticum aestivum cultivar Chinese Spring chromosome 1A, IWGSC CS RefSeq v2.1, whole genome shotgun sequence genome:
- the LOC123180214 gene encoding EMBRYO SURROUNDING FACTOR 1-like protein 8: MRAYVNVTMTVVLLVVCLAAIGQLGRVEAGRSYREGQQADGEASKLALKICVRRDCETKAEPLYTSCFCCMSLPKIPCYFTRDECKAECPYTGRPALPASAVGNGTA; encoded by the exons ATGAGGGCGTACGTGAATGTGACGATGACCGTCGTCTTGCTCGTCGTGTGCCTGGCGGCGATCGGCCAGT TGGGTCGCGTGGAGGCCGGGAGAAGCTACAGAGAAGGGCAGCAAGCCGACGGCGAGGCGAGCAAGCTTGCGCTGAAGATCTGCGTCCGTCGGGACTGCGAGACCAAGGCTGAACCCCTCTACACCTCCTGTTTCTGCTGCATGAGCTTGCCGAAGATACCGTGCTATTTCACGCGGGATGAGTGCAAGGCGGAGTGCCCCTACACGGGGCGGCCCGCACTGCCCGCCTCCGCCGTCGGCAACGGGACTGCCTAG